From the Polaribacter tangerinus genome, the window TACATTCCTGCTGGTCCGAACCCAATAATATGAACCTCTTTCGCATTTGTTACCTCTTTATAATCAAAAGAATAATCAGATTTTTCTGGAACTTTTTCGTTTATATAAACGGCTACTTTATAATTTAAGATGATGTCTTTTTTTCGGGCATCAATAGATTTTCTAAGAACTTTAACCGCAGTTATGTCACTTTTGTCAATTTTAAGAGCCTTAGAAGCTTTGTAAAGCAATATGTTTTCTTTGCGTTCTTCTACCAGATTTACGCGAAGCTGAATTTCTTGCACCATTTTGCAAAAGTAATTAAATTAAACAGTATTTAAACTTTAAATAAAAAGGATTAATTTTAGTGTAAGCTAGCTTTAATCATTCGTTTATTGCCTGCAAAATCCTTGCGTAGTTCAATGTTTCGAAACCCTTTTTTTTTGAGCATTTCTTTAGTTTCTTTACCTAAATATTGATTTATTTCAAAGAATAGGAATCCAGATTTTTCTAAATATTTTAATGCTAAATCGGCTATTTTTTCATAAAAAATAAGTGGTTTGTCATCAGCAACAAAAAGTGCTAAGTGTGGTTCATTTTCTAACACATTATTTTGAATCTCTTTTTTTTCTTGCTCTCTTACATATGGTGGGTTAGAGACTATTATATTAAATTTTTGTGTCAATTCTTCTGTTTTTAGAATGTCTAATTCTTCAAAATGAACTGTAACATTATTTATAATGGCATTTTTTTTAGCAATGTCTAATGCTTTTTTAGACACATCTACTGCATAAATAATGCTATTTTTAGTGTTTTTTGCCAATGATATAGAAATGCAACCTGAACCAGTGCCTACGTCTAAAATACTAACTTTTTTATTATTTGATGCCGTTATTTTTTGTGATATTTCAGCAACCCAAGAAACCAATTCTTCTGTTTCAGGTCTGGGTATTAGGGTATTTTTATTCACTATAAATGGGTATCCATAAAACTCTGTTTTACCTAAAATATATTGTATCGGTTCTTCATTTAAAAGCCTGTCTGTAATGATGTTTAGAGTGTTTAAATTTTCTTTATCAACGAAGAAATCGCTATTTAATACGGCGTCAATTCTTTTCATAGAAAGAATATCTTCTAAAAGTATAGTGAAAAAGCTTTCAATTTCTGTAGAAGGATATTTGGCTGCTAAACTGCTAAAAAAAAATATTTTAAAATCGCTTAATTTCATAGGCTGTAGAGATGGTACACTTACTGTAATTTTTTAATCATCCATACATTACAGGAATAATGACCTGTGTTTCCCATGGGATTGTCTAAATTTAAAAAGCCATTTTTTTTGTAGAGCTTTACAGCATCTGTCATAAAAGGTAATGTTTCTAAGTAGCAGCTTTTAAAACCAAATTTTTTAGCTTCTTGCAAACATTTGTTTATTAGTTCTGTTCCCAATCCGCGCCCTCTTGCAATGGGTAAGAAGTACATTTTTTGAAGTTCGCAAATATTTTTGTCCTCTCCGTCTAATTGAGCAATACCTGCACCACCAACAACTTTATTTTGATGTTCCAATACAAAATAACATTTATTTTTGCCTTGGTAAGTCTCAAACATTTTGTCTGTTGCTTGGTCTTCATAGGCAGTGCCAATTTTAGGAGCTCCCATTTCTAAAATAACACTTCTTATTACTTCAGAAAGCGCTTTGTTGTCGGAAGGTTTTATTTCTCTGATTATAAAATTTTCACTTGTCATTAATTCCCTTATTTTTGCAGGAGCAAGTTAGCTAATTTTTTACTGTTTTCTCATGAAAAAAAACGTCTATTTTTTACCAATTTTATTATTTTTTTTAGGGTGCTCTGTTTCAAAGCAACCTATTTTTTTAAAGGTAGATGAAGTGCAATTGGTGTCATTTAATTCAGATTCTATTCATTTTCGGGCTGCTGCTTTCTTTGAAAATCCGAATGTTGTTGGAGGAGAAATTACTACAGATAATTTAAGGGTATTTGTAAA encodes:
- a CDS encoding GNAT family N-acetyltransferase produces the protein MTSENFIIREIKPSDNKALSEVIRSVILEMGAPKIGTAYEDQATDKMFETYQGKNKCYFVLEHQNKVVGGAGIAQLDGEDKNICELQKMYFLPIARGRGLGTELINKCLQEAKKFGFKSCYLETLPFMTDAVKLYKKNGFLNLDNPMGNTGHYSCNVWMIKKLQ
- the prmC gene encoding peptide chain release factor N(5)-glutamine methyltransferase, with the protein product MKLSDFKIFFFSSLAAKYPSTEIESFFTILLEDILSMKRIDAVLNSDFFVDKENLNTLNIITDRLLNEEPIQYILGKTEFYGYPFIVNKNTLIPRPETEELVSWVAEISQKITASNNKKVSILDVGTGSGCISISLAKNTKNSIIYAVDVSKKALDIAKKNAIINNVTVHFEELDILKTEELTQKFNIIVSNPPYVREQEKKEIQNNVLENEPHLALFVADDKPLIFYEKIADLALKYLEKSGFLFFEINQYLGKETKEMLKKKGFRNIELRKDFAGNKRMIKASLH